ACTTTGTTATAAATGAAGTAAAAGAATATTCTGATTTATgggcataatttgcttgaaattttattcaaaaatgatttttagatTTATAGTAGGGTACCCTTTTGGGGGTGGGGGTATAATTTTCCTTGACCGAAGACACACTATAACTTCACCGaccaaaaatgaattaaaaacaaacaaaaacaaacaaatcaatattcatgatattttgaatatacttTCTTTCAATGTTTTTGATATTGTTTGTCAAATGTTCCAATCCCACTTCCTTCAAATCCTTCGGGAACTGATCCCATATTACATTCAGCACAAAATTCTCAGCAGTAAAAAAAACATACCTAAAACCCAgcctaaaataaaatatcttgcatTTCAATTACTCGGGAAAAAATTACTCAATTCTTAAAAGTttcaaatcactaataaatggtaAAGACACTGTATCACTGTCAAACTCGATCAACATTACGCGTTATGTAAATAAACCACTCGACTTGATTTAGTCCTATTGTCCATATGCGTACATgtgcgcgtgcggtttgcaaatgtttgctcaTTATTTATCAAGGGAAGCTTCTTCCAATATCGCCGCGCCGCCAAGCTGCATTGATTGGTCGGTAATTGTAGTCCCTTACACCACTGCTTACACAAACGGTGAGGCAGTGAGAAcacggacgtggtatatagaaagattgcgtgactccaaatccgtaaaagtgaacttccagcgttttgtgggagctggaagtgaaattgcctacagactgggagggtccgtgtattgggttggtttttaatgctatgtaatctacattaccagtcgttctccacggacccgagggagggtctatccACAAGCAGACACCAAAAACGCATTATTCAATCGTTCTACAAGTAACAAAGACATGGGGCAAATGtgttcttaaaggagtatttcgtggtCCTAGAATTTGTTCGGCATATATAAGgcgaaaattattcggcttttgttactgcgcgcgtcaataaagtcccgaTTCAAGCTCGCGTAAATTAACATACGCGCTGCGCCAGTCACGCAtaacgcaacgcacaactagcgtaagcactgcgcccaactgtgtgcacgccattctatatcaatacacagtgttatgagtccgCCTTATAATTTTTCCGCCTAATATAAgcagccaaacaaactttagcatcctctttttatgatatatttcagtagatattcacgaaaaaagcttatccccaaaatttcagctgattctgattttgcgtttgtgagttatgcatgatcatgCGTTTTCTACTGCTCCATTTTTTCCCATTATTTTTCATTAAGGCCTACTAGATCTAAAGGGCGAAGGTAATTTTGCCCCTTTTAACTTATTATTGAAATTTAACTGAATTGCTCTTATAATACCATTGCATTCAAGGAAATTAGTTTTTTACCTAATACGTTTCTTCAATATCATCTTTTGAAATAAAAGTCCCATTTTCTCTCTGTAAATCATTGATAAAAGGAACACCATTTCCTTCCAATTGCAATTAATCACAATGCTAACCTTCACTACTTTCATTCGTCCATTTTAATAGCCCAACGGTGCCGCAGTTATGGTGTTTTTTCATGGTGGTGGTTTCTCATTCGGTTCAGGAATGCAGTTTGAATATGATGGCGCTCCAATCACTGCTGTGGGTGATATTATTTACGTAGCTGTCAATTATCGTCTCAATGTATTTGGCTCCTTGTCTACAGGTAATTATATACATTGCTAAGGCGAATGATAAAAGCGATAAGCAGTAACAAACCAATGCATAATGTTCTACCAGAAACCCGATATGTACTAATTTGTACCACTTTCCATTCATTTATCAATTTTATTTACGCAGGTGATGAAGCGTCCCCTGGCAATTATGGCATGTTTGATCAATTAGAGTCTTTGAAATGGGTTCAACGAAATATTGAAGGTACTATGATTAGTTTTTTGATGTTTCAAATACAGATAAACGTTTTAAACAAACATAATCGAATAGCTATTTACCGATAAGCATACCAAGTTGATTTATTTATCTagtttatttacttttttgaacatgttgaatggctGGATAAAGGAGGTAAAGTGAATGAACCCGATTTGTCAGTTTACAATATGATCATATTCTGATCATATACGATAATTTATGATAAGCAATGTGCTGCGCACTCTGAAGTGCATATTTCGATTTGTTCTGTGAAGGTCATATTGGATTACAATCACTACCCTGGTAGCTCAACTCTTACTGGTGAAGTGGTACTTAAGAAATGAATGGTAATGCCGTACCCTTTACACAAATAATGTAAAAACGTATTAAAATAATGGGCGATGCGTAGCCCAAaccattatttaaacatttttactttTACCGCAATATTAATGCGATTGCTCacgttttgcccaaatatttacCACAGGGCAAAGCGCAGACGCGTATCGCTCAGCACAAGTGACAACGGGTATCGTGGTAAACTGTACACGTAACCTCAACGTAAAGAATATAGAATGTGCACGGTTTACCGCATTCCATACTTATTTAGAGCACATTATTTCCGATAATAGGCCGCGAGGAAAGTAGAATTTTAAATACAAGGGTCTGTCCCAATTTTTGTAAAGTGACTCATTTATTAAGAAAAAGCACAAGTacgaaataatattaaataataaaataaacatatgattggattatgataattaatttgtgcactttCCATATACGCCGGTTTAGTTGGGAGCCCAGGTTGGGTTTAGTATCCTACATACTCCCGcgttgaaatgtctttccgcaccccctataaccgcagaaaatgtgcaaattgtaatgatactacaaatggaaaacgtatcaaacGTAACTGTGACTAAAATATAAACCttttaatcaataatagtcataattgctGGAACCTGGAAccctcatttattacaaaaataaagaaagaaaaaatatccttattttgcggtaaattacgcagtaaaattccattgaaaaatgtttaatgaggttcattatgacgtcaataccctgttgctatcaaaaagttATCATGATCGACTTACAGTTATCCcggtcatcatcaacaatgtttgataaTTTACAAACGCTTTTGCTTTTTTCGGCCGTCCAGATTTCGGGCGATTGTCCATTGAGCCATGAATCTCCTTTTTTCTAaaattatatcgaacagatccctcatcaatattcaataatcttgcaatttcacggttagattttccttcactatgatatgcttctatcattcccttctggtaatcggtaatttttggcattttgagcctgACCTGATGTtaaaaatgaacaattttggAATTAACTGTATTGAAGTTATCTCTTTTGGATCGTGGTAGataacataatcgcataacaattaCTAATCCGTTGTAATCGGGGCATACCtttacagttagcaacctggacaaccgattcttttgttctgcaaggctcactcagtcatttaatgaggcaatacaaacgatcgaatttggtgttgaaatgagctaaattttgcgttacaccttttcattgtaaaattaattttctcggccaaatgaaaagcaatccttttcattgtttcagtaaatgtcaggaaaaactgtagtgcttgatactgtttttttttttcaaatcctagtgttaaacttaggcgtgaaatttagtcatttagtgtaagattttcgattttgataggcttaaactctgcccgcgagccttttttttttttcaaccttttagcttttcaaagtaagatagttcgctaatgaaggatttttcccaactttctaacgcacatcaccgtgagcgatatatcatagttttgtcagaatttccgttttgatttcaccatctttcactgtcggctgaaaaaatttcaaaatcaacacgtgaaatctaaggctagtactagcattgtggatcgatatccctgggtttaataggaataccggcatggctatagtgttgccagaacttcaatatagcaaagaaattcccagacctatagcgctcctactgatcatgtttaaccagaacacccaattggggatttaatcgctggtcgggcaatttgctttcaatgaaaaattgacctggataacaacaaaggaaatatcgactatttctgctggttgctctcgagataaaagtactcaccattacctacttttacttagtttgacattttcggagcatgaatggaaaaagggtaaaacaaaaacggaaattctgacaaaactataacatatagacccacacgatgtgctttacagaggtgggaaatatctttctttagcaaactatattagtttgagacgctaaaacatgaattccgtaaaaagctcgcaggcgaattcaaggcctataaaaatcaaaaatatcacactaaaagacacaatttgatgcttaattttaacaccaggatttttaaaaaaatgtatatccaagcaccaagtttcttaactgacattactgaagaaaaaaaaaaaatattgctttatatttgaccgagaaaattaatttcatagcaaaaaggtgtatctctgaattgtgctgatttttacatgtatcgatcgacttttagcgcgactaagcatttctaaagaattggttgtccaggtggctgactgtttATTCTCTAGTATCACAATTgataaccttgatcatttgttatgcatcacatgtttttaaaaaagagttcaaatatcccgggcgtcatctgttgttatggtggtcgtcaaggactgacgtcataattagctaattaagcacagcgccgccacttttttcTATGGGaattttgtacaggtttttcatgatatcataagaaagtttgtttcgttattttccagcaatgttttaatgttgaaaagttgattaaaactgattaaaggtaGTATTAAAGTTAGTATTATTtactaaaaattcaacaattattgttactgcggaaagacatttcaacgCGGGAGTACATTGTTAACCCTCTCATATTGAGCGCACGATTCCATTACATTACTTCGATTATGATTTaacctaaaaatattgtcaacgaTGAGAAAATAAGTTATGTCaacaacaataattatttatttaatcatttcaGTTTTTGGTGGCGATCCAAATAGAGTAACCATATTTGGTGAAAGTGCTGGTGCAGCAAGTGCAGGCTTCCATCTGCTCTCGAAGGAGAGTCATTCATTTTTTAATCAGGTTATACTAGAGGTATATCACAAATTTAATGTGTTATCAATTTTAATAAGAACGGTTACCGCAATTTTTGTATTTAAGCCAGATACTTCAATGAAACTAATTATGAGTCTAAATCTATTTACTGGACAAGGCAACTTAACCAAAGGGAATCTTATTATTACACGTTTGTGACATCGCACGGAATAGGATTTTATTTAAAGTATACTTCTGACAAATATGTTATACCAACCTTTATTTCACCCGTATTCTTAAACTAAAACCGCTTGAAATGATTTTCTTCGGTTGGTGTGACTTACCATtaacaattcaatgttatatcaAGTAACCAACGATGTGTGCAACATGTACGAAATATAGTGCGAAGCACCGACAAATGTCCCAACAAATATTTCATCGGACCCTCATGTGTATATTTTTGGCAATTTCATCTATATCGATTGCAACTTTTTATTAGTCCAAACTTACTGTAATACATCCGATTTTGCTCTTGTATACGTAAATGCATTCTATTCCTGTAAATTTGAGATCAGTAATTATTGTTCTTATTAGAGTGGTGCAGCATCATGTGACTGGGCCTTTACCGATGTCGAGGTAGCTCGTGAACGAGCTATAGCTATGGGGCAGGAATGTGGATGTGATACGAGTAATACAATGACAATGGTTGAGTGTTTGCGTACCAAGGACGTACAAGATATCTTTGATGCGAGTGTGGTGGTAAGAGGAGTCATAAAATGCTAATGAAAATGCTAGATAATTGGCTATAAATTACGATTTCCCCCTAAAAACGTAACGGAGTTTCTAAATGCCCAGGCGACAAGCCCGATTGAACATCTACATAGTTAAACGGGTAGTGTTTTTGAACCACATATCTGCCCTTTTTAAACTAAAATGGTCTATATGACATAAGTTTGATCAAATTTGCATTTCGTAACTGAAAATGATTAAGTATGCTGTTTATGTTGTCCGAAACACAATgttgtcaacattgggggatgattgtattgtccaccccccttatcaaaatattaggATTGCATCCTCCATCCTCGGATTTACGCATAATGTTGACTGTaattgtaaaacaaaatgcaaaaacacTTGTTTGGGCCCTTATTTCCCCAAATTTACcagattttaatttataaaaataaaatgtactttctaaAATCTCAACAATCAATAATTAATAAGtcataattgttattattattattattattattattgttattattattattattattattattattatttattattatcattattattattattattattattattattattattattattattattattattattattattattattgttgttgttgttgttgttgtttttgttgttgttgttgttgttgttgttattattattattacaggctGGAGTCTATGGTAGTGCTACCGTAGATGGAGTGTTTCTCGACGATTTACCAATGAATTATATCAATCGGGGCGATTTCAAAAACGTAAACATCATGGTAGGAACTAACCAAGATGAAGGCGCCTTAAATGCTATAGGAGTGTATCCAGATTACCTGTTTGCAGACGATCCGCCGCATATGAACAGATCAGATTTTCTACGAGAGGTATGTGTTGGAGCGccattatatatatttaaaatcaaTCCGAATACGCTACAACTCCAATTAACAAATACCCCTATTTGACCAAGGTTTACTACTTCACAATAACGCCCATGTTGGATAtctcagtggcagattcgaatcgtgCGCGCTAACCTAATCCAGCGGGGCGTATACACACGCGTAGAATTACACTTTGTCTGTATGTTGGCGACAAAACCACGCTCACGCCCACGCCCACATGTAGAATAGCGCACACAATAATGTTTCACCATTGAATCATCGTCCACAACAAGCATTTGATCCATGCATATCGATAATGCTTAATCATATCCTGGCAGTGCTTGcagctgaattcggcaccaaaaGTAAAATACTTTACACTAAAAATATACCCGCTTGCAGAAGAAACTCACTTAAATGATAGAAAGCAATCAAAAATcgacagtttaatttacttaaattttgcaatTCCGAGTtccgagctgcaaaactgactcgaaaaaaattgctgtaactttggtaatatttgtccaaatttgcCGGGGTAAAAACTATCTCGTTCAAAACATACAAtgctgggctcacatgtacaagataagatgACACTGGAAGGGTGGTATCGTCATTGGTTTGCAATGGAAAGTCAATGTTTACCAATCGCGATATCGATTGATTCGCCCAACGCTCAGATTTTCCCGAAACATCACATGATCAATTACGTCAAAATGAGGGGCGCTGTTTATTACGACTTGCCTTATTTGGAAAACGATCTACCTATTTAAATAACAGATAATTTATGTTCGTTGAAATTCCCCTCACAGTTTTGTATTTCACTCTATCTGGAAAGCTGAACTAAACAAAGTCAACTGATAACTAGTTATCTCCGGAGCAGGCGAAGGAATTGatctttcggtaaatcccataagcgaTGTGCACATCGCtcatcgaacatcgttactgcgcatttcaagtcggcgtgacgtcatatgaagacatctcaggtgtattcgcaaaggcttatgggatttatcgaAAGGACAATTCTTTGGGAACTAAAGCTGTCAAGAAGAATTGTTAACAACGTAGAGAGCCCTCTAGCGTTGAAATAAAGCAATCCTTTACATGATTATAGTAGTATTCTGTTGTTTGATATCATGTTTCTAATGACTTACCTTTCTTTAACAGGTCCCTAGATATGTAGGAGAAGACAACCCGGTTTTCCTAGATGCTATGTATCAAGAGTACACACCCTGGGATGTAGTTGACAAGCCTGATGCCGATTACCTCAGAGCATTCATAGACATAAATACAGACCTAAAATTTGCATGTCCGACAGATATTGTTGCACGAGTACATGCCGAAGCAGGTATGCATGTGCAGCATATATCTTCCTTATTCATTTTAAGTAAAACCACTATTATAAAAAAAGGAGCAATTTTTAGTACTAAAAGTAAACTGGTAAATGAATTACATCTACAAAACAGAAACACTGTTGGCTTTACATTGCAGCTCTTTTTTTTCAATCTAATACATTTTTCTTGATATCAACACCCGTATGATTACTTAACATTAAAATGTTCAGTTAGACACATgacaatataatattatttttaggagATAATGTGTATATGTACCAAATGACCAGAGACCCATCAGCGTCACTCCTATCAATCGGACCCATCGGACCAGGATGGACTGGTGCTGCTCATTCAGAGGAACTTCAATTCGTTTTTGGGTCTCCATTTATGGAGACAAATCTCCATGGCAAGTTAAATGATGATGACAAAGCACTTACAGTGGAATTTATGAAATACTGGACAAATTTTGCAAAGACTGGGTAACGTTAGCATTATCTTTTCCTTCTGACTTTTTCCCGTTGTCTTTTTATGGATCAAAATGTGCAAATCTTATCGCCATATCAAAAATTTTGCTGTCAAAGTACAACATGGCTTCAATTGTCTAATCAAAATAGAATAGTGTAAAGGAAATGGGAGATTCTTTAACACGTCACAGACTTAGCCAATGTATAATAACTATATATAAATAAAGGGGTATGAATTATAAATCCACAGCCTTATCCCCGCTGACTCCAAAAATCATGGAGCTTTATCACCTAGGAGTGCATAAATTTTGTGTGCATAATCGTTATTACAGATTTTGTCATTAAGGCAAAGGCATCGACCAATTTTCACAGACAGAAATTAATCTTTCGTAAATAAACTATTGAACAATACTATAATACCATATAAGGGGATGATAAAATCACTAAATTCTTTTAAGACGCAAATCATTTTCAGCATACTGGGCATTAGACGCTCGATTAATCTGTATGCAGCTTATTTGCTGTGTTTGCTTAGTTGGCAGAATTAGCTTTTCGTGGACGTGGTACGTGAACACGTGGCACTTCAAAGAAACAATAGCGCTGTGACAATAGCGCtcaaaacaatattgttcaatgTTGCCCCGTAGGGTTACAATGAAACAATAGCGCTCAAAAACAATAGCGATCAagtttaaattataaattagccaCGATAAAGATTAGGGCCTAAAGAATGAGGCAAATTAAGGGGGAAataaaatgggtgacgggctgtaTTTGCGCAAGTTTTTGCGCCCTTGATGTTTTTAAGCCCTGACgggctggggcccagtatcacgAAAAAAACACATCAAGGTCGCAAGCCCGGCAGAGCTGGTGCCGGAGACTTCTATAGTGAGGAATTGcgactaatggagttccaatatataatagcCTCGGCAAGGGAAGAAAGCAAgattaatgtaacattgaccgaccaacagagggcgtcaatATTTTCATCTTAAACTGCTCTATATTGTCAGttcagtttagagccataattatgtaAACTGACTTTATATATAAATTTAATTTTCAGAGATCCAAATGATCCAGCCGATGGATTGGTAATATGGCCACCATTTACTGTCCCAGAAATGGAGTACTTCATGTTAGATCTAAATTCAACCGCAGGTAGAGCGCTGAAGGCAAAACCTTGTGCTTTTTGGAATGACTACTTGgtgaaattaaaatcatttgcaggtaaataatattta
Above is a window of Amphiura filiformis chromosome 20, Afil_fr2py, whole genome shotgun sequence DNA encoding:
- the LOC140142428 gene encoding acetylcholinesterase-like, with amino-acid sequence MVRGVVKKVVEQGMLLCRMDDPIREIEEGLVQGFSYHFSEVDFIGIDKYLDIFYGIPFAEPPIGDLRWQLPVPKANWDGILNATSRSAACFQENPATIYLRKSEDCLYLNVYAPSPKPNGAAVMVFFHGGGFSFGSGMQFEYDGAPITAVGDIIYVAVNYRLNVFGSLSTGDEASPGNYGMFDQLESLKWVQRNIEVFGGDPNRVTIFGESAGAASAGFHLLSKESHSFFNQVILESGAASCDWAFTDVEVARERAIAMGQECGCDTSNTMTMVECLRTKDVQDIFDASVVAGVYGSATVDGVFLDDLPMNYINRGDFKNVNIMVGTNQDEGALNAIGVYPDYLFADDPPHMNRSDFLREVPRYVGEDNPVFLDAMYQEYTPWDVVDKPDADYLRAFIDINTDLKFACPTDIVARVHAEAGDNVYMYQMTRDPSASLLSIGPIGPGWTGAAHSEELQFVFGSPFMETNLHGKLNDDDKALTVEFMKYWTNFAKTGDPNDAGLATWPLFTVPEMEYLMLDLNSTTGRALKAKPCAFWNDYMVKLRSFADNLPEMEKQWREEFYAWKNVHMPEWKEQFDDYKEVTGHCDKEGGCK